The Mycolicibacterium duvalii DNA window CTTGGAGTCCCGGTTGTCCTGATGGCGGAGTCGACGCGAGTGGACCGATGGCTGTGGGCCGTGCGGCTGACCAAGACGCGGCCCGACGCGGCCGCGGCGTGCCGCGGCGGACACGTGCGGGTCAACGGCGGCGTCGCCAAGCCGTCGACGCCCGTGGTGACCGGTGACGAGGTGCGGGCGCGGCTGGGTGATCACACCCGCATCGTCGAGGTGCTGAGCCCGATCCCCAAACGCGTCGGGGCGTCGGTCGCGGTGAGCTGTTACCGCGACCGCACCCCTGCGGTCCCGCGGACCGCCGCAGTGCCGGTGGCGGTCCGCGACCGCGGCGCCGGCAGGCCGACGAAGCGGGACCGGCGCGCACTCGAGAAGTGGCTCGCGTCAGGCCGGTGACGCGGCCTTCTTTCCGTTCGGATTGAAGCTGTAGTTGGCGATCGCGACGGACAACCCCGTTCCGATCGGACCGTGGGCGTCGCACAGCGTCGCGCTGCCAGTGGCCACGCCGTCGGCGCTGTAATGTGTCAGCGCCGCGAGACCGATGTACGGTCCGCGCGGCAGCCGGCTCAGCGCCAGGGTGTAGTCGGCGTTGATGAACGCCAGCCCCGTCGTGCCGAAATTGGTCAGCGAGCTCGTCACATCCACCGCCATCGCCGCCCGGATGAACGGGGTCAGCTCCTCGCCGTCGACCAGATCGCG harbors:
- a CDS encoding RNA-binding S4 domain-containing protein, which translates into the protein MAESTRVDRWLWAVRLTKTRPDAAAACRGGHVRVNGGVAKPSTPVVTGDEVRARLGDHTRIVEVLSPIPKRVGASVAVSCYRDRTPAVPRTAAVPVAVRDRGAGRPTKRDRRALEKWLASGR